In Aphis gossypii isolate Hap1 unplaced genomic scaffold, ASM2018417v2 Contig00052, whole genome shotgun sequence, the sequence CTCGCGGCACCCTTggacattttctaaaaatccgGAGGCACCCTATGCTCTAtgacctataatatatactctatagtctatacttcTATAGACTACttcggttttatttattagtgcaTAAGTATAATCAAAAGTAGTAAGGTGTAGGTGCATACCATATActatgtacatattacattttataaacaaattattacattgtacttatttttatttttaattattatttatttttagttataatttaatttaaaattagggaacttatttatttatttattattggaacTAATGTGACACTTgggcttgtttttttttacacaaatctTTTATTTGTGGTCGAATAGTTGAAAGACATACTCTCATTTCTTCTTCAATGAACTCCATTTTCATtcgtttatttgattttatgttaACAAGAGTGGAAAATCCTTGTTCACGTAAATAAGATGTCGAAAACTGCAGTAACATTTTTAGAGCTTTTTTGCCAATTTCAGCGTGAATTTTTTCAACCTGAATCCAAAATTCatttaatgaaacatttttgtattttaataaaagagttCGATTGTTTCGTATTTCAGCGAgctcttcttcttcttcaagGCTAAATTCagttaaacacatatttttatcaaatggaTCATTTATCCAATCATACTCggaaatatctaaattaagaaaatacttGTCTATACTTTCTTCTAAGGCAGTCAAATGCTCCATTATAAATGTCATAATTTCGGAACTTTCTTCTGTTAcagataatgaaaaaaacatatcaaattgatttttttccacACGTTTTTtccagatttttaatttatctttaagaGTAAATAACTTACTACAcgatgttaatatattttcatttggtCCTTACATActtgaatttatttgatttaagtgTGAAAATATGTCTGCCAAGTATGATAGTTTTTCCAACAATTTTTCGTTCGttaataattcacaaaattCGGGTACATTTTCAAGAGTAAAAAACACGataagttcattttttaactCATGCACTCTGGACAAAACTTTACCACGCGATAGCCATCGTACTTCtgtatgtaaaataagtttaGTAAATTGTGATTCCATTGCTTcacataataaagaaaaaagtcGTGTTTTTAATGgtctcattttaataaaatttaccatttttatcACTTCAtcaagaacattttttaactgaGGACCGAGAGTTTTTGCTACTAAAGCTTTTCTATGAAGGAAACAGTGAGTTAcaagtatagttttattacacTTTTTTACCAATGTAACAAAACCTTCTATAGAACCAATCATACTAGGAGCACCATCAGTGCAAATACCATAACAATAATCccaagataaatttaatattttaagataagaatcaataatattaaacgcatCAAGACCAGTTGTCGTTTCTTTCATTTCTttgcaacaaaaaaattgttctataatattatcattattaataaaacgaataaacccaattaaataacatttaccaCAAGTGTCAGTGGATTCGTCAATTTAAAGACAAAAACGATTTGaagctttaattttttcccccacatttttttctatgtctTCTG encodes:
- the LOC126553045 gene encoding protein FAM200A-like produces the protein MGFTWYGNENCPQPECIVCEVKLFNAAMVPKESSEIMTFIMEHLTALEESIDKYFLNLDISEYDWINDPFDKNMCLTEFSLEEEEELAEIRNNRTLLLKYKNVSLNEFWIQVEKIHAEIGKKALKMLLQFSTSYLREQGFSTLVNIKSNKRMKMEFIEEEMRVCLSTIRPQIKDLCKKKQAQVSH